A region of Geobacillus sp. 46C-IIa DNA encodes the following proteins:
- a CDS encoding 2-hydroxymuconate tautomerase, with protein sequence MPYVTIKMLAGRTDEQKKALVEKVTDAVVETTGAKKESVVVFIEEMTKDHYAVAGKRLSDAE encoded by the coding sequence ATGCCGTATGTAACGATCAAAATGCTCGCCGGCCGCACGGACGAGCAAAAGAAAGCGCTCGTTGAAAAAGTGACTGACGCCGTTGTGGAAACGACGGGGGCGAAAAAAGAGAGCGTTGTCGTTTTCATTGAAGAAATGACGAAAGATCATTACGCCGTCGCCGGAAAACGGTTGAGCGACGCGGAGTAA
- a CDS encoding site-2 protease family protein: MEHILPYSLSEIPYVLLTLALAFSVHEFAHAYVAYKFGDPTAKNQGRLTLSPFAHLDLLGTLLIFLAGFGWARPVPVNRFHFKNPRLAGILVSVAGPLSNLVLAGLGFVVWYAMVDFGIMRALPDWFAAGFDMFFQIFIGLNAVLFVFNLLPFPPLDGYRIIEDLAPDGLRAKMTQWETYGALIFLILVLTPLDRYTIEPVFQVALPFVLEHLQTFAANLFT; encoded by the coding sequence GTGGAACACATTTTGCCGTATTCGTTAAGTGAAATTCCGTACGTGCTGTTGACGCTGGCGCTGGCGTTTTCTGTGCATGAGTTTGCCCATGCGTACGTCGCCTACAAGTTCGGCGATCCGACGGCGAAAAACCAGGGGCGGCTGACGTTATCACCGTTTGCCCATTTGGATTTGCTTGGCACGCTGCTCATTTTCTTGGCCGGGTTCGGTTGGGCGCGGCCGGTGCCGGTCAACCGCTTCCATTTTAAAAACCCGCGCCTAGCCGGCATTCTCGTCTCAGTTGCCGGGCCGCTGAGCAATCTCGTGCTCGCTGGGCTTGGGTTTGTCGTCTGGTATGCGATGGTCGATTTCGGCATCATGCGGGCGCTGCCGGATTGGTTTGCCGCTGGGTTTGATATGTTTTTCCAAATTTTTATCGGCTTGAACGCCGTCTTGTTTGTGTTTAATTTATTGCCGTTTCCGCCCCTTGATGGGTATCGTATTATTGAAGACTTAGCCCCGGATGGGCTGCGGGCGAAAATGACGCAATGGGAAACCTACGGGGCGCTCATTTTTCTCATTCTCGTGCTGACGCCGCTCGACCGGTACACGATTGAGCCGGTGTTTCAAGTGGCGTTGCCGTTTGTGCTCGAACATTTGCAGACGTTCGCTGCCAACTTGTTTACGTAG
- a CDS encoding YwhD family protein, translating to MEEKKKKTIGFNIIKDDPTDGHRGFGAGALSLENVSPVIIDVEAGEAFVDMGAMHARSAVERGIKFLPDRSAVPNGKPYWIVWVTIERGEDGPYYAGVTACEMTVDREARRGYKLLPEHVNRLDKSLKRHIIVDHMDAKSKRVLADFLKGHDIDMWNRSSDELKKGLEGEL from the coding sequence ATGGAGGAAAAAAAGAAAAAAACCATCGGCTTTAACATTATTAAAGACGATCCGACCGACGGGCACCGCGGCTTTGGCGCCGGGGCGTTAAGCCTAGAAAACGTCTCGCCGGTCATCATTGATGTCGAGGCGGGCGAAGCGTTCGTTGATATGGGGGCGATGCATGCGCGCAGCGCCGTTGAGCGCGGCATCAAGTTTTTGCCCGACCGTTCCGCTGTGCCAAACGGCAAGCCGTACTGGATCGTTTGGGTGACGATCGAGCGCGGCGAGGACGGCCCGTATTACGCCGGGGTCACAGCGTGTGAAATGACAGTCGACCGTGAGGCGCGCCGCGGCTATAAGCTATTGCCGGAACATGTGAACCGGCTTGATAAGTCGCTAAAACGGCACATTATTGTCGACCATATGGACGCGAAATCAAAACGGGTGCTCGCTGACTTTTTGAAGGGGCACGACATCGACATGTGGAACCGTTCGAGCGATGAGCTGAAAAAAGGGCTTGAAGGCGAATTGTGA
- a CDS encoding transglycosylase domain-containing protein — translation MEPIPGSRFRGTWKYVRAAVFIGVFLAIFASAALGSFILFAKIEGAPPVAVPQTTIFYAEDGSKIGESDHGQKRYWVRLDDISPHVIEATIAVEDRKFYEHHGFDLKRIAAAVIANVQAMAKVEGASTITQQYARNLFLTHEKTWSRKIQEALYTIRLEANYSKEKILEGYLNTIYYGHGAYGIEAAARYYFGKHAEELTISEAAMLAGIPKGPYYYSPLVNEKRAKARQKIVLLSMVEAGYISREEAEQAYRDELVYVRHREKERPVAPYFQDVVKQQLRTKLGLDERTIELGGLRVYTTLDPRLQRIAEKQLERVINPTSAIQAALVAMDPRTGEVKALIGGRDYDESPFNRAVQAERQPGSTFKPFLYYAAIEQGFTPSTELRSELTTFTFDGGRATYTPHNYNDYYANGPITLAQALAVSDNVFAVKTLQFIGADKLIETAKTLGITSKLKAVPSLALGTSPVKMIDMVAAYSTIANYGKKADPVFIKKVVDANGNVLYEHRPSSQQVLDRDAAFVTAHLMTGMFDPKLNGYTTVTGQSILDEMTRPYAGKSGTTKTDSWMIGFAPQLVAGVWTGYDRGETMHRFDEKQYAKQIWVRFMEESLAGEPKKSLKPTKGVIGVYIDPQNGKLATDACPVKRKTYYLIGTEPTDYCTDHLEKKREKKEDGKSWWEKWLPWF, via the coding sequence ATGGAACCGATCCCGGGCAGCCGTTTTCGCGGCACGTGGAAATATGTGCGCGCCGCCGTCTTTATTGGCGTTTTCCTCGCAATCTTTGCTTCCGCTGCCCTCGGGAGCTTTATTTTGTTCGCAAAAATCGAAGGCGCGCCGCCGGTCGCTGTGCCGCAAACGACCATTTTTTACGCCGAGGACGGCAGCAAAATCGGGGAAAGCGACCATGGGCAGAAGCGCTACTGGGTTCGTCTCGATGACATTTCCCCGCACGTCATTGAAGCGACGATCGCCGTCGAAGACCGAAAGTTTTACGAGCACCACGGATTTGATTTGAAACGAATCGCCGCCGCCGTCATCGCCAATGTGCAGGCGATGGCCAAAGTCGAAGGGGCGAGCACGATCACCCAGCAATACGCGCGCAACTTATTTTTGACGCACGAGAAAACGTGGTCGCGGAAAATTCAAGAGGCGCTCTATACGATCCGCCTTGAAGCGAACTACAGCAAAGAAAAAATTTTAGAAGGCTATTTAAACACCATTTACTATGGACATGGGGCTTACGGGATCGAGGCAGCGGCGCGCTATTATTTCGGCAAGCACGCCGAGGAGCTGACGATCAGCGAAGCGGCGATGCTAGCCGGCATCCCAAAAGGCCCATACTATTATTCGCCGCTCGTCAACGAAAAGCGGGCGAAAGCGCGGCAAAAAATCGTCCTTCTCTCGATGGTGGAAGCGGGCTACATCAGCCGCGAAGAGGCGGAGCAGGCGTACCGCGACGAGCTCGTCTACGTCCGGCACCGCGAGAAAGAACGGCCTGTCGCTCCGTATTTCCAAGACGTCGTCAAGCAGCAGCTGCGCACAAAGCTCGGCCTTGACGAGCGCACGATTGAATTAGGCGGGCTGCGCGTGTATACAACGCTTGACCCGCGGCTGCAACGAATCGCTGAGAAGCAACTCGAGCGAGTGATCAATCCAACGTCCGCCATCCAAGCCGCGCTAGTGGCCATGGACCCGCGCACAGGGGAAGTGAAAGCGCTCATCGGTGGACGCGACTACGACGAAAGCCCGTTCAACCGCGCTGTGCAGGCGGAACGCCAGCCGGGCTCGACGTTCAAGCCATTTTTGTATTATGCGGCCATTGAACAAGGGTTCACCCCCTCGACCGAATTGCGCAGCGAGCTGACGACGTTTACATTTGACGGCGGCCGGGCAACGTATACGCCTCATAACTACAATGATTATTATGCGAACGGACCCATTACCCTCGCCCAAGCGCTCGCTGTATCCGACAACGTCTTTGCGGTAAAAACGCTGCAGTTTATCGGTGCCGACAAACTGATCGAAACAGCGAAAACGCTCGGCATTACAAGCAAATTGAAAGCCGTGCCATCGCTGGCCCTCGGCACATCGCCGGTGAAAATGATCGATATGGTGGCGGCGTACAGCACGATCGCCAACTATGGCAAAAAAGCAGATCCGGTGTTCATCAAAAAAGTCGTCGATGCGAACGGAAACGTGTTATATGAGCACCGGCCGTCAAGCCAACAAGTGCTCGACCGCGATGCGGCGTTTGTGACGGCCCATTTAATGACCGGGATGTTCGACCCGAAGCTGAACGGCTATACGACCGTCACCGGACAATCGATCCTCGACGAAATGACGCGTCCGTATGCCGGCAAGTCCGGGACGACGAAAACGGACAGCTGGATGATCGGCTTCGCCCCGCAACTTGTTGCCGGCGTCTGGACCGGTTATGACCGCGGGGAAACGATGCACCGTTTTGACGAAAAACAATACGCCAAACAAATCTGGGTTCGCTTTATGGAAGAAAGCCTCGCCGGCGAGCCGAAAAAATCGTTGAAACCGACAAAAGGCGTCATCGGCGTCTACATCGACCCGCAAAACGGAAAGCTGGCTACCGATGCTTGTCCGGTGAAACGAAAAACGTATTATCTCATCGGCACCGAACCGACCGACTATTGCACCGATCATTTAGAGAAAAAACGAGAGAAAAAAGAAGACGGAAAAAGCTGGTGGGAAAAATGGCTGCCGTGGTTCTAA
- the speE gene encoding polyamine aminopropyltransferase — MELWFTEKQTEHFGITARIIRTLHTEQTPFQKLDMVETAEFGNMLILDGMVMTTQKDEFVYHEMVAHVPLFTHPNPENVLVVGGGDGGVIREVLKHPSVKKATLVEIDGKVIEYSKKYLPEIAGQLDDSRVEVKVDDGFMHIAQSENEYDVIMVDSTEPVGPAVNLFTKGFYAGIAKALKEDGIFVAQTDNPWFKADLIRTVYRDVKEIFPVTRLYTANIPTYPSGLWTFTLGSKKYDPLAVSDDRFHDIDTKYYTKELHKACFVLPKFVADLVK, encoded by the coding sequence ATGGAACTATGGTTTACTGAAAAGCAGACAGAACATTTCGGCATCACGGCACGCATCATCCGCACTTTACATACAGAACAAACGCCGTTCCAAAAACTCGATATGGTCGAAACGGCAGAGTTTGGCAACATGTTGATTTTGGACGGCATGGTGATGACGACACAAAAAGACGAATTTGTCTATCATGAGATGGTTGCCCATGTGCCGCTGTTTACCCACCCGAATCCGGAAAACGTGCTTGTCGTTGGCGGCGGCGACGGCGGCGTGATCCGCGAAGTGCTGAAACACCCAAGCGTCAAAAAAGCGACACTCGTCGAAATTGACGGCAAGGTGATCGAGTACTCGAAAAAATATTTGCCGGAAATCGCTGGCCAACTTGACGATTCGCGCGTCGAAGTGAAAGTCGATGACGGGTTTATGCATATCGCCCAAAGTGAAAATGAGTACGATGTCATTATGGTTGACTCGACCGAGCCGGTCGGCCCGGCGGTGAACTTGTTTACAAAAGGGTTTTACGCCGGCATTGCAAAAGCGTTGAAAGAGGATGGCATTTTCGTTGCCCAAACGGACAACCCGTGGTTTAAAGCGGATTTGATTCGCACCGTTTACCGCGATGTGAAGGAAATTTTCCCGGTCACGCGTCTATATACGGCGAACATTCCGACCTATCCAAGCGGGCTGTGGACGTTTACGCTCGGCTCGAAAAAATACGATCCGCTCGCGGTGAGCGATGACCGCTTCCACGACATCGATACGAAATATTACACAAAAGAGCTGCATAAAGCATGTTTTGTATTGCCAAAATTTGTTGCGGACTTGGTGAAATAG
- the speB gene encoding agmatinase: protein MRFDEAYSGNVFIGSHPNFEESEAVIYGMPMDWTVSYRPGSRFGPARIREVSIGLEEYSPYLDRELNDIRYFDAGDIPLPFGNAARSLELIEQFVRKVLDAGKFPLGLGGEHLVSWPVIKAVHDYYPDLAVIHMDAHTDLREHYEGEPLSHATPIRKVADLIGPTNVFSFGIRSGMKEEFEWAKQNGMYIAKFDVLEPLRSVLPKLAGRPVYVTIDIDVLDPAHAPGTGTVDAGGITSKELLAAIHEIARSDVRVVGADLVEVAPIYDHSEQTANTASKLVREMLLGWVAK from the coding sequence ATGCGCTTTGATGAAGCTTATTCCGGCAACGTGTTTATCGGCAGCCACCCGAACTTTGAAGAAAGTGAGGCAGTCATTTACGGGATGCCGATGGACTGGACGGTCAGCTACCGGCCCGGTTCGCGGTTCGGCCCGGCCCGCATCCGCGAAGTGTCGATCGGGCTTGAAGAGTATAGCCCATATTTAGACCGCGAGCTCAATGACATTCGCTATTTTGACGCCGGCGATATTCCGTTGCCGTTTGGCAACGCGGCCCGCAGCTTGGAGCTGATTGAACAGTTCGTCAGAAAAGTGCTTGATGCCGGCAAGTTTCCACTCGGTCTTGGCGGCGAACACCTTGTCTCTTGGCCAGTCATTAAGGCGGTGCACGACTATTACCCCGATTTGGCCGTCATTCATATGGACGCCCATACCGACTTGCGTGAACATTACGAAGGCGAGCCGTTGTCGCACGCGACGCCGATTCGCAAAGTCGCCGATCTCATCGGTCCGACGAACGTCTTTTCATTCGGCATCCGTTCCGGCATGAAAGAAGAGTTCGAATGGGCGAAACAAAACGGCATGTACATCGCGAAGTTTGACGTGCTCGAGCCGCTTCGCTCCGTGCTGCCGAAACTCGCCGGCCGCCCCGTGTATGTGACGATCGACATCGATGTGCTCGACCCGGCTCACGCCCCGGGCACGGGAACGGTTGATGCCGGCGGTATTACATCGAAAGAACTATTAGCCGCCATCCACGAGATCGCCCGCTCCGACGTGCGCGTCGTCGGCGCCGATCTGGTGGAAGTCGCACCGATTTACGACCATTCGGAACAAACCGCGAACACAGCGAGCAAGCTTGTTCGGGAAATGCTGCTTGGCTGGGTGGCCAAGTGA
- a CDS encoding cytochrome-c oxidase: MGIKLIKISVVYFVIGVLIGLGMSMTHSFVLTPVHVHINLLGWTALTLAGIIYHLFPQEAATKWAKIHFWLHNIGLPLMMVGLIFVVYGYEAFVPATAIGGTLVVLGVISFAIAVLQNVRVSSSN, translated from the coding sequence GTGGGCATCAAGCTGATCAAAATTTCTGTTGTGTACTTCGTCATCGGTGTCTTGATCGGACTTGGCATGTCGATGACCCATTCGTTTGTGCTTACACCGGTTCACGTCCATATCAACCTGTTAGGTTGGACGGCTTTGACGCTCGCGGGCATCATCTATCATTTATTCCCACAGGAAGCAGCGACGAAATGGGCGAAAATCCATTTCTGGCTGCACAATATCGGCCTGCCGCTCATGATGGTCGGTTTGATTTTTGTCGTGTACGGTTATGAAGCGTTTGTGCCAGCGACAGCCATTGGCGGAACACTCGTCGTCCTTGGCGTCATTTCCTTCGCCATTGCTGTGTTGCAAAACGTTCGTGTCTCATCGTCAAATTAA
- a CDS encoding DUF1934 domain-containing protein — MKETNGIPVRLRQVAVIRDGAHQETVVLEVDGMYYIKGETMYVQFAEENELGRVTNIVKIAPDEVTVLRSGAVEMRQTFRCRQEMPGHYKTVFGRWALATKTDAIEFRYDERRKQGQLFLSYELMLEHEWSGRHTLTLTFKGV, encoded by the coding sequence ATGAAAGAAACAAACGGCATTCCGGTGCGGCTTCGCCAGGTGGCCGTCATCCGCGACGGTGCGCACCAAGAGACGGTCGTGCTTGAAGTGGACGGCATGTATTACATAAAAGGGGAAACGATGTATGTGCAGTTTGCTGAGGAAAACGAACTCGGCCGAGTGACTAACATCGTGAAAATCGCACCCGATGAGGTGACCGTCCTCCGCTCTGGGGCGGTCGAGATGAGGCAAACGTTCCGCTGTCGGCAGGAAATGCCGGGCCATTACAAAACGGTGTTCGGGCGGTGGGCGCTGGCGACAAAAACGGATGCGATCGAGTTCCGATATGACGAAAGACGGAAACAAGGGCAGCTCTTTCTCTCGTATGAACTGATGCTAGAGCATGAGTGGAGCGGGCGCCATACGTTGACGTTAACATTTAAGGGGGTATAA
- the argS gene encoding arginine--tRNA ligase, producing MNIVGQMKEKLKEEIRQAAVKAGLAAAEELPEVLLEVPREKAHGDYSTNIAMQLARIAKKPPRAIAEAIVGEFDRERVSVARIEVAGPGFINFYMDNRYLTAVVPAILQAGQAYGESNAGNGEKVQVEFVSANPTGDLHLGHARGAAVGDSLCNILAKAGFDVTREYYINDAGKQIYNLAKSVEARYFQALGTDMPLPEDGYYGDDIVEIGKQLADEYGDRFVHVDEEERLAFFREYGLRYELDKIKNDLAAFRVPFDVWYSETSLYESGKIDEALATLRERGYIYEQDGATWFRSTAFGDDKDRVLIKQDGTYTYLLPDIAYHQDKLRRGFTKLINIWGADHHGYIPRMKAAIAALGYDPETLEVEIIQMVNLYQNGERVKMSKRTGKAVTMRELMEEVGVDAVRYFFAMRSGDTHLDFDMDLAVAQSNENPVYYVQYAHARVSSILRQAEEQQLSYEGDAALHHLVETEKEIELLKVLGDFPDVVAEAALKRMPHRITAYAFDLASALHSFYNAEKVLDLDNIEKTKARLALVKAVQITLQNSLALIGVSAPEQM from the coding sequence ATGAACATTGTCGGGCAAATGAAAGAAAAGCTGAAAGAGGAAATTCGCCAGGCGGCGGTCAAAGCCGGTCTGGCAGCTGCCGAAGAGCTTCCGGAAGTGCTCTTGGAAGTGCCGCGCGAAAAGGCGCACGGCGACTACTCGACGAACATCGCGATGCAGCTTGCGCGCATCGCGAAAAAGCCGCCGCGGGCGATTGCGGAAGCCATCGTCGGGGAGTTTGACCGCGAGCGTGTTTCAGTAGCGCGCATCGAGGTAGCGGGGCCAGGATTTATTAACTTTTATATGGACAATCGCTATTTGACAGCCGTTGTGCCGGCGATTTTGCAGGCGGGACAAGCGTATGGCGAATCGAATGCCGGCAACGGGGAAAAGGTGCAAGTTGAGTTCGTCTCCGCCAACCCGACCGGCGACTTGCATTTAGGCCATGCCCGCGGCGCGGCGGTCGGCGATTCGCTTTGCAACATTTTAGCGAAAGCCGGGTTCGATGTGACGCGCGAATATTACATTAATGATGCCGGCAAACAAATTTACAACTTAGCGAAATCGGTCGAAGCCCGCTATTTCCAAGCGCTTGGCACCGATATGCCGCTGCCGGAGGACGGTTATTATGGCGACGACATCGTAGAAATCGGCAAACAGCTCGCCGATGAATACGGCGATCGGTTTGTTCACGTTGACGAAGAGGAACGGCTCGCCTTTTTCCGCGAATACGGCCTCCGTTACGAGCTTGACAAAATTAAAAACGATTTAGCCGCGTTCCGCGTTCCGTTTGACGTTTGGTATTCAGAAACGTCGCTTTATGAGAGCGGCAAAATCGACGAGGCGCTCGCCACGCTGCGTGAGCGCGGCTACATTTACGAACAGGATGGGGCGACATGGTTTCGTTCGACGGCGTTCGGTGATGACAAAGACCGCGTGTTGATTAAGCAGGACGGAACGTATACGTATTTGCTTCCCGATATCGCCTACCATCAAGACAAACTGCGACGCGGATTCACGAAGTTGATCAACATTTGGGGAGCGGATCACCACGGCTACATCCCGCGCATGAAAGCGGCGATCGCCGCGCTCGGCTACGACCCAGAGACGCTCGAAGTCGAAATTATCCAAATGGTGAACTTATATCAAAACGGCGAGCGCGTCAAAATGAGCAAACGCACCGGCAAGGCGGTGACGATGCGCGAGCTGATGGAAGAAGTCGGCGTCGATGCCGTTCGCTACTTCTTTGCGATGCGTTCAGGCGATACGCATCTCGATTTTGACATGGATTTGGCTGTTGCGCAGTCGAACGAAAACCCTGTCTACTACGTTCAATACGCACACGCCCGCGTCTCAAGCATTCTCCGCCAAGCGGAAGAGCAGCAGCTGTCATATGAAGGGGATGCCGCCCTTCATCATCTCGTCGAAACGGAAAAAGAAATCGAGCTGCTCAAAGTGCTCGGCGACTTCCCGGATGTCGTCGCTGAGGCAGCCTTGAAGCGGATGCCGCACCGCATCACCGCCTATGCGTTTGATTTGGCGTCGGCGCTTCACAGCTTTTACAATGCGGAAAAAGTGCTTGATCTAGACAATATCGAAAAAACGAAAGCCCGCCTCGCGCTTGTCAAGGCGGTGCAAATCACGCTGCAAAACTCCCTGGCGTTAATCGGCGTCTCAGCGCCGGAACAAATGTAA
- a CDS encoding XapX domain-containing protein: protein MKEVILSLITGMVVGFLFTLFRLPIPAPPALAGIAGIVGVYLGMRLFQWLALFWK from the coding sequence GTGAAAGAAGTCATACTATCGCTTATCACCGGCATGGTTGTCGGCTTTTTGTTTACGCTGTTCCGTCTGCCGATTCCTGCCCCCCCGGCGTTGGCCGGCATTGCGGGCATCGTCGGCGTGTATCTCGGTATGCGGCTGTTTCAATGGTTGGCGTTGTTTTGGAAATGA
- the cls gene encoding cardiolipin synthase gives MVVIAVIAIIFVLIYLDDKLGQLVFRNGRKKVVYPERRSDIALYVNGRHLFSDYFADLRRARDHIHILFYIIKSDETTTPFFQILKEKAAEGVKVRVLVDWVGGLGLPKTLIRSLRANGVEFAYARPPRFPFFIYRLNRRNHRKITVIDGRVGYIGGFNIGREYNGKDADFGEWRDYHLKISGEGVYDLQEQFLHDWEEATGKTVTDKHRYFPELPAGAIRHQLVATDGAALEEQYIDVIRHAKKEIMIGTPYFIPSRLLFNELMRALQRGVRVTVLVPLKADHLFVREAAHPYFYQMLKAGARVYRFYQGFYHAKTIVIDEEWCDVGTANFDRRSLFLNSEINCYVFDRAFTRLVKQAIERDLTRSEPLTLDFWQNRSLLDRGKESISQLLSTWL, from the coding sequence ATGGTCGTCATTGCTGTTATTGCCATCATATTCGTGCTCATTTATCTTGATGACAAGCTCGGACAGCTCGTCTTCCGGAACGGACGCAAAAAAGTCGTCTATCCGGAACGGAGAAGCGATATTGCGCTCTACGTGAACGGCAGACATTTATTTTCCGACTATTTTGCCGATCTGCGCCGCGCCCGCGACCATATTCACATCCTGTTTTACATTATCAAAAGCGACGAAACGACCACGCCTTTTTTCCAAATTTTAAAAGAAAAGGCGGCTGAGGGAGTGAAAGTAAGGGTGTTGGTCGACTGGGTCGGCGGCCTCGGGCTGCCGAAAACGCTCATTCGTTCGCTACGGGCGAACGGGGTGGAGTTCGCCTATGCCCGCCCGCCGCGCTTTCCGTTTTTCATTTACCGCCTCAACCGCCGCAATCACCGGAAAATTACGGTCATCGACGGACGAGTCGGCTATATCGGCGGATTTAACATCGGCCGCGAGTATAATGGGAAAGACGCCGATTTCGGGGAATGGCGGGACTACCACTTAAAAATCAGCGGCGAAGGAGTATACGACTTGCAGGAACAGTTTTTGCACGATTGGGAAGAGGCGACAGGCAAGACGGTGACTGACAAGCACCGCTACTTCCCGGAGCTTCCCGCCGGCGCCATTCGCCATCAATTGGTCGCCACCGATGGCGCCGCTCTGGAAGAGCAGTATATCGATGTCATCCGCCACGCCAAAAAAGAAATTATGATCGGCACCCCGTACTTTATCCCGAGCCGGCTGCTGTTTAACGAGCTGATGCGCGCACTCCAGCGCGGGGTGCGCGTCACCGTGCTCGTGCCGCTGAAGGCAGATCATTTATTTGTAAGGGAAGCCGCCCATCCGTATTTTTATCAAATGCTGAAAGCCGGTGCACGCGTTTACCGCTTTTACCAAGGGTTTTACCATGCCAAAACAATAGTGATCGACGAAGAATGGTGCGATGTCGGTACGGCCAATTTCGACCGGCGCAGTTTGTTTTTAAACAGCGAAATCAACTGCTATGTGTTTGACCGCGCGTTTACTCGGCTCGTCAAACAGGCGATCGAACGCGACTTGACGCGCTCCGAACCGCTGACGCTCGATTTTTGGCAAAACCGTTCGCTCCTCGACCGCGGCAAAGAGTCCATTTCCCAGCTGCTTTCCACTTGGTTGTAG